The following proteins come from a genomic window of Canis aureus isolate CA01 chromosome 3, VMU_Caureus_v.1.0, whole genome shotgun sequence:
- the RRAD gene encoding GTP-binding protein RAD, which yields MTLNGGGGGGGGGGRERERRRGSSPWGPAPPLHRRSMPVDERDLQAALAPGALAAAAGPRAQGAPLDWPEGSSESLSSGGSDSDDSVYKVLLLGAPGVGKSALARIFGGVEDGPEAEAAGHTYDRSIVVDGEEASLMVYDIWEQDSSRWLPGHCMAMGDAYVIVYSVTDKGSFEKASELRVQLRRARQMDDVPIILVGNKSDLVRSREVSLDEGRACAVVFDCKFIETSAALHHNVQALFEGVVRQIRLRRDSKEANARRQAGTRRRESLGKKAKRFLGRIVARNSRKMAFRAKSKSCHDLSVL from the exons ATGACCCTgaacggcggcggcggcgggggcggcggcgggggccgggagcGCGAGCGCCGTCGGGGCAGCTCGCCCTGGGGCCCGGCGCCCCCGCTGCACCGCCGGAGCATGCCGGTGGACGAGCGCGACCTGCAGGCGGCGCTGGCTCCGGGCGCcctggcggcggcggccgggccccGCGCCCAGGGCGCGCCCCTCGACTGGCCCGAGGGCTCCTCCGAGTCGCTCAGCTCGGGGGGCAGCGACTCCGACGACAGCGTTTACAAGGTGCTGCTGCTGGGCGCGCCCGGCGTGGGCAAGAGCGCCCTGGCGCGCATCTTCGGAGGCGTAGAGGACGGGCCTGAAGCCGAGGCCGCAG GACACACATATGATCGGTCCATCGTGGTGGATGGAGAAGAGGCATCACTCATGGTGTATGACATTTGGGAACAG GACAGCAGCCGCTGGCTCCCTGGTCACTGCATGGCGATGGGGGATGCATACGTCATAGTGTACTCAGTGACGGATAAGGGCAGCTTTGAGAAGGCTTCAGAGTTGCGGGTCCAGCTGCGGCGGGCACGGCAGATGGACGACGTGCCCATTATCCTTGTGGGCAACAAGAGCGACCTGGTGCGCTCTAGAGAGGTCTCCTTGGATG AGGGCCGGGCCTGTGCCGTCGTCTTTGACTGCAAGTTTATTGAGACATCAGCAGCGCTGCACCACAACGTCCAGGCCTTGTTCGAAGGTGTCGTGCGCCAGATACGCCTGCGCAGGGACAGCAAAGAGGCCAATGCACGTCGACAAGCGGGTACCCGGCGGCGAGAGAGTCTGGGCAAGAAGGCAAAGCGTTTCTTGGGCCGCATTGTAGCACGCAACAGTCGCAAGATGGCCTTTCGTGCCAAGTCCAAATCCTGCCATGATCTCTCAGTGCTCTAG
- the CDH16 gene encoding cadherin-16 isoform X5, translating into MIPTWLTLLCLFIAQVFPEAQPADLYVEVPENYGGNLPLYLTKLPLPPEETEGEIVLSGNPGVAAEGPFAVDPESGFLLVTRALDREEQAEYRLQVTLETEAGHVLWGAQPVLVRVKDENDQVPRFSQSVYTFQLSQGTRPGIPFLFLEALDEDEPGTANSDLRFYILNQAPAWPSPDMFRLEPRLGALALSPEGSTSLDRAAGGPYQLLVQVKDMGDQASGHQATATVHVSIVENTWVPLDPVHLAENLKVPYPHHFAQVHWSGGDVHYHLESQPPGPFDVDAEGKLYVTEELDREAQAEFLLQVQARNVRAEDYTEPLELRVVVTDENDNAPVCPLWDSPISVPELSPPGTEVTRLLAEDMDAPGSPNSHVVYQLLSPEPEEGAEGRAFELDFTSGSVTLGDAPLRAGQNILLRVMAADRGGAEGSLSSTCEVAVTITDINDHAPEFATSQIEPVSLPEDAQPGTLVATLMATDADLEPAFRLMDFAIEAGDVEGTFGLDWEPNSSHVQLRLLKNLSYEAASSYELVVVVRNMAELVGPGSGPGATATVTVLVERLVLPPKLDQESYEASVPVNTPAGSLLLTIQPSDPISSPVRFSLVNDSEGWLCIKEVSGEVHTARPLQGAQPGDMYTVLVEAQYEGHPLPWTLNSPPTLPLSPGGPLRLQTWARSRGCGPGGGRSARGCVMAGEPGREPEWDTEARYGGLRMPR; encoded by the exons ATGATCCCCACCTGGCTGACGCTGCTTTGCCTCTTCATAGCCCAG GTGTTCCCCGAGGCCCAGCCTGCAGACCTGTATGTGGAAGTCCCAGAAAACTATGGTGGAAATTTGCCTTTGTACCTGACCAAG CTGCCACTGCCCCCTGAGGAGACTGAGGGTGAGATCGTGCTGTCAGGGAACCCAGGCGTGGCCGCCGAGGGCCCCTTCGCTGTGGATCCAGAGTCCGGCTTCTTGCTGGTGACCAGGGCCCTGGACCGGGAGGAGCAAGCGGAGTACCGGCTTCAG GTCACCCTGGAGACTGAGGCTGGACACGTCCTGTGGGGCGCACAGCCTGTGCTTGTGCGTGTGAAGGATGAGAACGACCAGGTGCCCCGCTTCTCTCAGTCCGTCTACACCTTTCAGCTGAGCCAGGGCACCAGGCCCG gcatccccttcctcttccttgagGCTTTGGACGAGGATGAGCCAGGTACAGCCAACTCAGATCTCCGATTCTACATCCTGAACCAGGCCCCAGCCTGGCCTTCCCCAGACATGTTCCGGCTGGAGCCTCGGCTGGGGGCTCTGGCCCTCAGCCCTGAGG GAAGCACCAGCCTAGACCGGGCTGCAGGAGGGCCCTACCAGCTGTTGGTGCAGGTCAAGGACATGGGTGACCAGGCTTCGGGCCACCAGGCCACAGCCACCGTACATGTCTCCATAGTAGAGAACACGTGGGTGCCCCTAGATCCTGTCCACCTGGCAGAGAATCTCAAAGTTCCATACCCACATCACTTCGCCCAG GTCCACTGGAGTGGGGGAGATGTACATTATCACCTGGAAAGCCAACCCCCTGGACCCTTTGATGTGGATGCCGAGGGGAAACTCTACGTGACCGAGGAGCTGGACCGAGAAGCCCAGGCTGAG TTCCTGCTCCAGGTGCAGGCTCGGAATGTCCGTGCTGAGGACTACACAGAACCTCTGGAGCTGCGTGTGGTAGTGACGGATGAGAACGACAATGCGCCTGTCTGCCCGCTGTGGGACTCCCCGATCAGCGTTCCTGAGCTCAGCCCCCCAG GCACCGAGGTGACTAGGCTGTTGGCAGAGGACATGGATGCCCCCGGTTCCCCCAATTCCCACGTTGTGTATCAGctgctgagccctgagcctgaggagggagcagagggaagagccttCGAGCTGGACTTCACCTCGGGCAGCGTGACCCTGGGGGATGCCCCGCTCCGAGCTGGCCAGAACATCCTGCTTCGGGTGATGGCTGCTGACCGAGGAGGAGCCGAGGGCA GCCTCAGCAGCACATGTGAGGTGGCTGTCACAATCACAGATATCAATGACCATGCCCCCGAGTTCGCCACATCCCAG ATTGAGCCTGTAAGCCTCCCTGAGGATGCACAGCCAGGGACTCTGGTGGCCACACTCATGGCCACCGATGCCGATCTTGAGCCTGCCTTCCGCCTTATGGACTTTGCCATTGAGGCGGGGGATGTAGAGGGAACCTTCGGCCTGGATTGGGAGCCAAACTCCAGTCACGTCCAACTCCGACTCCTCAAG AACCTCAGCTACGAGGCAGCTTCAAGCTAtgagttggtggtggtggttcgaAATATGGCTGAATTGGTGGGGCCAGGCTCAGGCCCCGGAGCCACAGCCACAGTGACTGTGCTGGTGGAAAGGCTGGTGCTACCCCCCAAGTTGGACCAGGAGAGCTACGAGGCCAGTGTCCCAGTCAACACCCCAGCTGGCTCCCTCCTGCTGACCATCCAACCCTCAGACCCCATAAGCAGTCCCGTCAG gttctCCTTGGTCAATGACTCCGAGGGCTGGCTCTGCATCAAGGAGGTCTCGGGGGAGGTGCACACAGCCCGGCCCCTGCAAGGGGCCCAGCCTGGTGACATGTACACAGTGCTCGTGGAGGCCCAGTATGAAG GCCACCCTCTTCCCTGGACACTTAATAGTCCTCCGACCTTGCCCCTTAGTCCTGGAGGGCCTCTCAGGCTCCAGACATGGGCTAGGAGCAGAGGCTGTGGGCCAGGAGGTGGAAGGAGTGCCAGGGGCTGCGTTATGGCAGGTGAGCCAGGACGTGAGCCCGAGTGGGACACTGAAGCCAGATATGGAGGACTCCGAATGCCACGTTGA
- the CDH16 gene encoding cadherin-16 isoform X4: protein MIPTWLTLLCLFIAQVFPEAQPADLYVEVPENYGGNLPLYLTKLPLPPEETEGEIVLSGNPGVAAEGPFAVDPESGFLLVTRALDREEQAEYRLQVTLETEAGHVLWGAQPVLVRVKDENDQVPRFSQSVYTFQLSQGTRPGIPFLFLEALDEDEPGTANSDLRFYILNQAPAWPSPDMFRLEPRLGALALSPEGSTSLDRAAGGPYQLLVQVKDMGDQASGHQATATVHVSIVENTWVPLDPVHLAENLKVPYPHHFAQVHWSGGDVHYHLESQPPGPFDVDAEGKLYVTEELDREAQAEFLLQVQARNVRAEDYTEPLELRVVVTDENDNAPVCPLWDSPISVPELSPPGTEVTRLLAEDMDAPGSPNSHVVYQLLSPEPEEGAEGRAFELDFTSGSVTLGDAPLRAGQNILLRVMAADRGGAEGSLSSTCEVAVTITDINDHAPEFATSQIEPVSLPEDAQPGTLVATLMATDADLEPAFRLMDFAIEAGDVEGTFGLDWEPNSSHVQLRLLKNLSYEAASSYELVVVVRNMAELVGPGSGPGATATVTVLVERLVLPPKLDQESYEASVPVNTPAGSLLLTIQPSDPISSPVRFSLVNDSEGWLCIKEVSGEVHTARPLQGAQPGDMYTVLVEAQYEDEPTLSTSASLVIRFLKAPSARAPALNPVPTRHLCTPRQDHGVVISGPSEDPDLADGHGPYSFALGPNPTVQRDWHLQALNGSHAYLTLALHWVEPREHVVPVVVSHNARMWQLQLRVVVCRCNVEGQCMRKVGRMKGMPTKLSAVGILVGTLMAIGIFLILIFTHLTLARKKDLDQPVDSVPLKAAV from the exons ATGATCCCCACCTGGCTGACGCTGCTTTGCCTCTTCATAGCCCAG GTGTTCCCCGAGGCCCAGCCTGCAGACCTGTATGTGGAAGTCCCAGAAAACTATGGTGGAAATTTGCCTTTGTACCTGACCAAG CTGCCACTGCCCCCTGAGGAGACTGAGGGTGAGATCGTGCTGTCAGGGAACCCAGGCGTGGCCGCCGAGGGCCCCTTCGCTGTGGATCCAGAGTCCGGCTTCTTGCTGGTGACCAGGGCCCTGGACCGGGAGGAGCAAGCGGAGTACCGGCTTCAG GTCACCCTGGAGACTGAGGCTGGACACGTCCTGTGGGGCGCACAGCCTGTGCTTGTGCGTGTGAAGGATGAGAACGACCAGGTGCCCCGCTTCTCTCAGTCCGTCTACACCTTTCAGCTGAGCCAGGGCACCAGGCCCG gcatccccttcctcttccttgagGCTTTGGACGAGGATGAGCCAGGTACAGCCAACTCAGATCTCCGATTCTACATCCTGAACCAGGCCCCAGCCTGGCCTTCCCCAGACATGTTCCGGCTGGAGCCTCGGCTGGGGGCTCTGGCCCTCAGCCCTGAGG GAAGCACCAGCCTAGACCGGGCTGCAGGAGGGCCCTACCAGCTGTTGGTGCAGGTCAAGGACATGGGTGACCAGGCTTCGGGCCACCAGGCCACAGCCACCGTACATGTCTCCATAGTAGAGAACACGTGGGTGCCCCTAGATCCTGTCCACCTGGCAGAGAATCTCAAAGTTCCATACCCACATCACTTCGCCCAG GTCCACTGGAGTGGGGGAGATGTACATTATCACCTGGAAAGCCAACCCCCTGGACCCTTTGATGTGGATGCCGAGGGGAAACTCTACGTGACCGAGGAGCTGGACCGAGAAGCCCAGGCTGAG TTCCTGCTCCAGGTGCAGGCTCGGAATGTCCGTGCTGAGGACTACACAGAACCTCTGGAGCTGCGTGTGGTAGTGACGGATGAGAACGACAATGCGCCTGTCTGCCCGCTGTGGGACTCCCCGATCAGCGTTCCTGAGCTCAGCCCCCCAG GCACCGAGGTGACTAGGCTGTTGGCAGAGGACATGGATGCCCCCGGTTCCCCCAATTCCCACGTTGTGTATCAGctgctgagccctgagcctgaggagggagcagagggaagagccttCGAGCTGGACTTCACCTCGGGCAGCGTGACCCTGGGGGATGCCCCGCTCCGAGCTGGCCAGAACATCCTGCTTCGGGTGATGGCTGCTGACCGAGGAGGAGCCGAGGGCA GCCTCAGCAGCACATGTGAGGTGGCTGTCACAATCACAGATATCAATGACCATGCCCCCGAGTTCGCCACATCCCAG ATTGAGCCTGTAAGCCTCCCTGAGGATGCACAGCCAGGGACTCTGGTGGCCACACTCATGGCCACCGATGCCGATCTTGAGCCTGCCTTCCGCCTTATGGACTTTGCCATTGAGGCGGGGGATGTAGAGGGAACCTTCGGCCTGGATTGGGAGCCAAACTCCAGTCACGTCCAACTCCGACTCCTCAAG AACCTCAGCTACGAGGCAGCTTCAAGCTAtgagttggtggtggtggttcgaAATATGGCTGAATTGGTGGGGCCAGGCTCAGGCCCCGGAGCCACAGCCACAGTGACTGTGCTGGTGGAAAGGCTGGTGCTACCCCCCAAGTTGGACCAGGAGAGCTACGAGGCCAGTGTCCCAGTCAACACCCCAGCTGGCTCCCTCCTGCTGACCATCCAACCCTCAGACCCCATAAGCAGTCCCGTCAG gttctCCTTGGTCAATGACTCCGAGGGCTGGCTCTGCATCAAGGAGGTCTCGGGGGAGGTGCACACAGCCCGGCCCCTGCAAGGGGCCCAGCCTGGTGACATGTACACAGTGCTCGTGGAGGCCCAGTATGAAG ATGAGCCGACGCTGAGCACCTCTGCAAGCCTCGTGATCCGCTTTCTGAAGGCCCCTTCTGCCCGGGCCCCAGCTCTGAACCCCGTACCCACCCGCCACCTCTGCACACCCCGCCAGGACCACGGCGTGGTTATCAGCGGACCCAGCGAGGACCCTGACCTGGCTGATGGGCATGGTCCCTACAGCTTTGCCCTTGGTCCCAACCCTACGGTGCAGCGGGACTGGCACCTCCAGGCTCTCAACG GCTCCCACGCCTACCTCACCCTGGCCCTGCACTGGGTGGAGCCACGTGAACATGTAGTGCCAGTAGTTGTCAGCCACAATGCCCGGATGTGGCAGCTCCAGCTCCGAG tggTAGTGTGTCGCTGCAACGTGGAGGGGCAGTGCATGCGTAAGGTGGGCCGCATGAAGGGCATGCCCACGAAGCTGTCTGCAGTGGGCATCCTCGTGGGCACCTTGATGGCGATAG GCATCTTCCTCATCCTCATCTTCACTCACTTGACCCTGGCAAGGAAGAAGGACCTAGATCAGCCAGTGGACAGCGTGCCCCTGAAGGCAGCAGTGTGA
- the CDH16 gene encoding cadherin-16 isoform X3, giving the protein MIPTWLTLLCLFIAQVFPEAQPADLYVEVPENYGGNLPLYLTKLPLPPEETEGEIVLSGNPGVAAEGPFAVDPESGFLLVTRALDREEQAEYRLQVTLETEAGHVLWGAQPVLVRVKDENDQVPRFSQSVYTFQLSQGTRPGIPFLFLEALDEDEPGTANSDLRFYILNQAPAWPSPDMFRLEPRLGALALSPEGSTSLDRAAGGPYQLLVQVKDMGDQASGHQATATVHVSIVENTWVPLDPVHLAENLKVPYPHHFAQVHWSGGDVHYHLESQPPGPFDVDAEGKLYVTEELDREAQAEFLLQVQARNVRAEDYTEPLELRVVVTDENDNAPVCPLWDSPISVPELSPPGTEVTRLLAEDMDAPGSPNSHVVYQLLSPEPEEGAEGRAFELDFTSGSVTLGDAPLRAGQNILLRVMAADRGGAEGSLSSTCEVAVTITDINDHAPEFATSQIEPVSLPEDAQPGTLVATLMATDADLEPAFRLMDFAIEAGDVEGTFGLDWEPNSSHVQLRLLKNLSYEAASSYELVVVVRNMAELVGPGSGPGATATVTVLVERLVLPPKLDQESYEASVPVNTPAGSLLLTIQPSDPISSPVRFSLVNDSEGWLCIKEVSGEVHTARPLQGAQPGDMYTVLVEAQYEDEPTLSTSASLVIRFLKAPSARAPALNPVPTRHLCTPRQDHGVVISGPSEDPDLADGHGPYSFALGPNPTVQRDWHLQALNGSHAYLTLALHWVEPREHVVPVVVSHNARMWQLQLRVVVCRCNVEGQCMRKVGRMKGMPTKLSAVGILVGTLMAIGDGQVSWPLLRADPSLLGLSGIFLILIFTHLTLARKKDLDQPVDSVPLKAAV; this is encoded by the exons ATGATCCCCACCTGGCTGACGCTGCTTTGCCTCTTCATAGCCCAG GTGTTCCCCGAGGCCCAGCCTGCAGACCTGTATGTGGAAGTCCCAGAAAACTATGGTGGAAATTTGCCTTTGTACCTGACCAAG CTGCCACTGCCCCCTGAGGAGACTGAGGGTGAGATCGTGCTGTCAGGGAACCCAGGCGTGGCCGCCGAGGGCCCCTTCGCTGTGGATCCAGAGTCCGGCTTCTTGCTGGTGACCAGGGCCCTGGACCGGGAGGAGCAAGCGGAGTACCGGCTTCAG GTCACCCTGGAGACTGAGGCTGGACACGTCCTGTGGGGCGCACAGCCTGTGCTTGTGCGTGTGAAGGATGAGAACGACCAGGTGCCCCGCTTCTCTCAGTCCGTCTACACCTTTCAGCTGAGCCAGGGCACCAGGCCCG gcatccccttcctcttccttgagGCTTTGGACGAGGATGAGCCAGGTACAGCCAACTCAGATCTCCGATTCTACATCCTGAACCAGGCCCCAGCCTGGCCTTCCCCAGACATGTTCCGGCTGGAGCCTCGGCTGGGGGCTCTGGCCCTCAGCCCTGAGG GAAGCACCAGCCTAGACCGGGCTGCAGGAGGGCCCTACCAGCTGTTGGTGCAGGTCAAGGACATGGGTGACCAGGCTTCGGGCCACCAGGCCACAGCCACCGTACATGTCTCCATAGTAGAGAACACGTGGGTGCCCCTAGATCCTGTCCACCTGGCAGAGAATCTCAAAGTTCCATACCCACATCACTTCGCCCAG GTCCACTGGAGTGGGGGAGATGTACATTATCACCTGGAAAGCCAACCCCCTGGACCCTTTGATGTGGATGCCGAGGGGAAACTCTACGTGACCGAGGAGCTGGACCGAGAAGCCCAGGCTGAG TTCCTGCTCCAGGTGCAGGCTCGGAATGTCCGTGCTGAGGACTACACAGAACCTCTGGAGCTGCGTGTGGTAGTGACGGATGAGAACGACAATGCGCCTGTCTGCCCGCTGTGGGACTCCCCGATCAGCGTTCCTGAGCTCAGCCCCCCAG GCACCGAGGTGACTAGGCTGTTGGCAGAGGACATGGATGCCCCCGGTTCCCCCAATTCCCACGTTGTGTATCAGctgctgagccctgagcctgaggagggagcagagggaagagccttCGAGCTGGACTTCACCTCGGGCAGCGTGACCCTGGGGGATGCCCCGCTCCGAGCTGGCCAGAACATCCTGCTTCGGGTGATGGCTGCTGACCGAGGAGGAGCCGAGGGCA GCCTCAGCAGCACATGTGAGGTGGCTGTCACAATCACAGATATCAATGACCATGCCCCCGAGTTCGCCACATCCCAG ATTGAGCCTGTAAGCCTCCCTGAGGATGCACAGCCAGGGACTCTGGTGGCCACACTCATGGCCACCGATGCCGATCTTGAGCCTGCCTTCCGCCTTATGGACTTTGCCATTGAGGCGGGGGATGTAGAGGGAACCTTCGGCCTGGATTGGGAGCCAAACTCCAGTCACGTCCAACTCCGACTCCTCAAG AACCTCAGCTACGAGGCAGCTTCAAGCTAtgagttggtggtggtggttcgaAATATGGCTGAATTGGTGGGGCCAGGCTCAGGCCCCGGAGCCACAGCCACAGTGACTGTGCTGGTGGAAAGGCTGGTGCTACCCCCCAAGTTGGACCAGGAGAGCTACGAGGCCAGTGTCCCAGTCAACACCCCAGCTGGCTCCCTCCTGCTGACCATCCAACCCTCAGACCCCATAAGCAGTCCCGTCAG gttctCCTTGGTCAATGACTCCGAGGGCTGGCTCTGCATCAAGGAGGTCTCGGGGGAGGTGCACACAGCCCGGCCCCTGCAAGGGGCCCAGCCTGGTGACATGTACACAGTGCTCGTGGAGGCCCAGTATGAAG ATGAGCCGACGCTGAGCACCTCTGCAAGCCTCGTGATCCGCTTTCTGAAGGCCCCTTCTGCCCGGGCCCCAGCTCTGAACCCCGTACCCACCCGCCACCTCTGCACACCCCGCCAGGACCACGGCGTGGTTATCAGCGGACCCAGCGAGGACCCTGACCTGGCTGATGGGCATGGTCCCTACAGCTTTGCCCTTGGTCCCAACCCTACGGTGCAGCGGGACTGGCACCTCCAGGCTCTCAACG GCTCCCACGCCTACCTCACCCTGGCCCTGCACTGGGTGGAGCCACGTGAACATGTAGTGCCAGTAGTTGTCAGCCACAATGCCCGGATGTGGCAGCTCCAGCTCCGAG tggTAGTGTGTCGCTGCAACGTGGAGGGGCAGTGCATGCGTAAGGTGGGCCGCATGAAGGGCATGCCCACGAAGCTGTCTGCAGTGGGCATCCTCGTGGGCACCTTGATGGCGATAG GTGATGGACAAGTCTCCTGGCCCCTTCTGAGAGCTGATCCATCCCTCTTGGGCCTCTCAGGCATCTTCCTCATCCTCATCTTCACTCACTTGACCCTGGCAAGGAAGAAGGACCTAGATCAGCCAGTGGACAGCGTGCCCCTGAAGGCAGCAGTGTGA